One part of the Bacillus sp. FJAT-27916 genome encodes these proteins:
- a CDS encoding SpaA isopeptide-forming pilin-related protein, producing MKKFLIYSIILSFFISWLPISTKQATAASLADLGVAKDFNIFVFNNHTHQSSDSEGRVAVGNEAKYSNYSIGSSNQLVESKDRYDLIVGKKLSATGGSNFKGNTAIGTDGVVVEYTMTNNNRVEGNPFKEDVIDFNSVYNDLKYKSQKWSQLTSNGEVEKVNTTLTLTGHDNDLNIFELTTEQLSYGELWGLNLVVPESSTVLINVKGSSLKMGDYSIFLNGQTAPSSAGSRILWNFTELQELQLQGFSMIGAILAPDATFTPSGSGQINGNLIVKDFINSMNGGFELHNYLFNAKLPLEDTQTNFGSIEITKIDADTKEKLAGAEFTLSQDGKVIKTGTTNEKGILKFEDLPFGTYELKETKAPEGYEANGEVKTITIGEGENQHIQITFEDKAVTPEVKTGSIEITKIDKDTKEKLAGAEFTLLQDGKVIKTGTTNEKGILKFEDLPFGTYELKETKAPEGYETNNEVKSITIGEGESQLIQITFEDKAVTPKPEVKTGSIEITKIDKDTQEKLAGAEFTLSQNGKVIKTGVTDENGIVKFEDLPFGTYELKETKAPEGYEANNEVKTITIGEGENQHIQITFEDKAVTPTPEEKTGSIEITKIDKDTQEKLAGAEFTLSQDGKVIKTGVTDENGIVKFDDLPFGTYELKETKAPEGYEANNEVKTITIGEGENQHIQITFEDKAVTPTPEEKTGSIEITKIDKDTQEKLAGAEFTLSQDGKVIKTGTTNEKGVVKFEDLPFGTYELKETKAPEGYETNGEVKTITIGEGENQHIQITFEDKAVTPEPEEKTGSIEITKIDKDTQEKLAGAEFTLSQDGKVIKTGVTDENGIVKFDDLPFGTYELKETKAPEGYVLLKQNKEVTINDDNLYVELTFENKKSMVSEETTDSSEDKTDSSESTTESSGGKPDSSSSQSGDSTVIKSDTNNVSSFYEKITGNPKTGDVSYRILTAFGIMIMAAVGILLMRRFKMKG from the coding sequence ATGAAGAAGTTTTTAATCTATTCAATTATTTTATCTTTTTTCATCTCTTGGCTACCTATCTCCACTAAACAAGCTACAGCAGCGAGTTTGGCAGATTTAGGAGTTGCTAAAGACTTTAATATTTTTGTCTTCAATAACCATACGCACCAAAGTTCCGATTCAGAAGGAAGAGTAGCTGTGGGGAATGAAGCGAAGTATAGCAATTATAGTATAGGGAGCAGCAATCAATTAGTAGAATCGAAAGATCGGTATGATTTAATTGTTGGTAAAAAGTTAAGTGCCACAGGAGGTTCCAATTTCAAAGGAAATACAGCCATTGGTACGGATGGTGTTGTAGTAGAGTATACAATGACCAATAACAATAGAGTAGAAGGAAATCCTTTTAAAGAAGATGTAATTGATTTTAATTCGGTTTATAACGATTTAAAGTATAAATCACAGAAATGGTCACAGCTAACCTCTAACGGAGAGGTTGAAAAAGTAAATACCACCCTGACTTTAACAGGTCATGACAATGATTTAAATATCTTTGAACTAACAACAGAACAACTTTCTTACGGGGAATTATGGGGGCTTAACCTAGTAGTTCCTGAATCTTCAACTGTTTTAATCAATGTAAAAGGAAGTAGTCTGAAAATGGGGGATTACTCCATATTTTTAAATGGTCAGACTGCACCATCCTCAGCTGGTAGTAGGATATTATGGAATTTCACAGAGTTGCAAGAGTTACAACTTCAAGGTTTCTCAATGATTGGTGCTATACTGGCCCCGGATGCTACCTTTACACCTAGCGGAAGTGGTCAAATTAATGGTAATTTAATTGTTAAAGATTTCATCAATTCAATGAATGGCGGCTTTGAATTACACAATTATCTTTTTAATGCCAAACTTCCTTTAGAAGATACTCAAACAAACTTTGGTTCCATAGAAATCACAAAAATAGATGCGGATACAAAAGAAAAATTAGCAGGAGCGGAATTCACGCTTTCACAAGATGGAAAAGTCATCAAAACCGGTACGACAAATGAAAAAGGAATCCTGAAATTTGAGGACCTGCCATTTGGTACTTACGAATTGAAAGAGACAAAAGCCCCAGAAGGCTATGAGGCAAATGGTGAAGTCAAAACTATCACTATTGGCGAGGGTGAAAATCAGCACATCCAGATTACGTTCGAGGATAAAGCAGTAACACCAGAAGTGAAGACTGGCTCGATAGAAATCACCAAAATCGATAAAGATACAAAAGAAAAGCTGGCCGGGGCTGAATTCACGCTTTTACAAGACGGAAAAGTCATCAAAACCGGTACGACAAATGAAAAAGGAATCCTGAAATTCGAGGACCTGCCGTTTGGTACCTACGAATTGAAAGAAACAAAGGCACCGGAAGGTTATGAGACTAATAATGAAGTTAAGTCTATCACAATTGGTGAGGGTGAAAGCCAACTCATTCAAATCACTTTCGAGGATAAAGCAGTAACACCAAAACCAGAAGTGAAGACTGGCTCGATAGAAATCACTAAAATCGATAAAGATACGCAAGAAAAACTAGCAGGAGCGGAATTCACACTTTCACAAAATGGAAAAGTCATCAAAACCGGCGTGACAGATGAAAATGGTATCGTGAAATTCGAGGACCTGCCATTTGGTACTTACGAATTGAAAGAAACAAAGGCACCGGAAGGTTATGAAGCAAATAATGAAGTCAAAACTATCACTATTGGCGAGGGTGAAAACCAACATATCCAGATCACTTTCGAGGATAAAGCAGTAACACCAACACCAGAAGAGAAGACTGGCTCCATAGAAATCACAAAAATAGATAAAGATACGCAAGAAAAGCTGGCCGGGGCTGAATTCACACTTTCACAAGATGGAAAAGTCATCAAAACCGGCGTGACAGATGAAAATGGTATCGTGAAATTCGATGACCTGCCATTTGGTACTTACGAATTGAAAGAAACAAAGGCACCGGAAGGTTATGAAGCTAATAATGAAGTCAAAACTATCACTATTGGCGAGGGTGAAAACCAACACATCCAGATCACTTTCGAGGATAAAGCAGTAACACCAACACCAGAAGAGAAGACTGGCTCCATAGAAATCACAAAAATAGATAAAGATACGCAAGAAAAGCTGGCCGGGGCTGAATTCACACTTTCACAAGATGGAAAAGTCATCAAAACAGGCACGACCAATGAAAAAGGGGTTGTGAAATTTGAAGACCTGCCATTTGGTACTTACGAATTGAAAGAGACAAAAGCCCCAGAAGGCTATGAGACAAATGGTGAAGTCAAAACTATTACTATTGGCGAGGGTGAAAACCAACATATCCAGATTACGTTCGAGGATAAAGCAGTAACACCAGAACCAGAAGAGAAGACTGGCTCCATAGAAATCACCAAAATCGATAAAGATACGCAAGAAAAACTAGCAGGAGCGGAATTCACGCTTTCACAAGATGGAAAAGTCATCAAAACCGGCGTGACAGATGAAAATGGTATCGTGAAATTCGATGACCTGCCATTTGGTACTTACGAATTGAAAGAAACAAAAGCCCCAGAAGGCTATGTTCTGCTCAAACAAAACAAGGAAGTCACAATTAATGATGATAATCTATATGTTGAATTGACCTTTGAGAATAAAAAATCAATGGTATCAGAAGAAACGACTGATTCATCAGAAGATAAAACTGATTCATCAGAAAGTACAACCGAATCATCAGGAGGTAAACCTGATTCATCAAGTAGCCAATCAGGTGATTCGACGGTTATAAAATCAGATACCAACAATGTTTCTAGTTTCTACGAAAAAATAACTGGTAATCCCAAAACAGGTGATGTTTCATATAGGATATTAACTGCATTTGGTATTATGATTATGGCAGCAGTAGGAATATTACTTATGAGACGATTCAAAATGAAAGGGTAA
- a CDS encoding M24 family metallopeptidase → MSNLKLLADWLKEKQADAAFITSTENVFYLSGFHSDPHERLLAVLAFPTDEPILICPQMEVPDAKQAGWSYEIVGILDTQNPWERIQEVLKKRNVSIQTLAVEKEHLTMERLEGLNAILGQPSYISAEEKMRQLRMVKSESELAIIKEACRLADYAVKIGTEEIAEGKTEMEILAALEYQLKKEGVSEMSFATMVLTGENAASPHGVPGQTKVKKGDLVLFDLGVVVDGYCSDITRTVAYGQISDEQREIYETVLEAQKAAVAACRPGVTCAEVDLTARNIIRGKGYGDYFPHRLGHGLGISVHEYPSLTEINELKLEKGMVFTIEPGIYVPNKAGVRIEDDLYVTENGVEILTKFPKELVTL, encoded by the coding sequence ATGAGCAACTTAAAATTACTAGCTGATTGGCTAAAGGAAAAACAAGCTGATGCAGCATTTATCACATCTACCGAGAATGTTTTCTATTTAAGCGGCTTTCACAGCGATCCACATGAGCGCCTGCTTGCCGTTCTTGCCTTCCCGACAGATGAGCCAATCTTGATTTGCCCGCAAATGGAGGTTCCTGACGCGAAACAAGCAGGCTGGTCATATGAAATTGTCGGAATTTTGGATACCCAGAATCCGTGGGAACGTATCCAGGAAGTATTGAAAAAACGCAATGTCTCCATTCAAACGCTCGCGGTTGAGAAGGAACATTTAACAATGGAGCGCCTAGAGGGGCTCAATGCCATTCTTGGCCAACCTTCATACATATCCGCCGAAGAAAAAATGCGCCAATTACGAATGGTCAAAAGCGAAAGCGAACTTGCAATCATTAAAGAAGCTTGCCGTCTTGCTGATTACGCCGTAAAAATCGGAACAGAAGAAATTGCTGAAGGCAAAACAGAAATGGAAATTCTCGCTGCCCTTGAATACCAATTGAAAAAAGAAGGCGTCTCTGAGATGTCATTTGCAACGATGGTATTAACAGGTGAGAATGCTGCTTCACCGCATGGTGTTCCAGGCCAAACAAAAGTGAAAAAAGGGGATCTTGTCCTTTTTGACCTTGGTGTTGTTGTCGATGGCTATTGCTCAGACATTACCCGTACGGTTGCCTATGGTCAAATTTCTGATGAGCAAAGAGAGATTTATGAGACGGTCTTAGAAGCCCAAAAAGCAGCTGTTGCTGCATGCCGCCCAGGTGTCACTTGTGCGGAAGTTGACTTGACCGCTCGTAATATCATCCGTGGAAAGGGCTATGGGGATTACTTCCCTCACCGCCTAGGACATGGACTTGGCATCAGCGTACACGAATACCCATCCTTGACTGAGATCAATGAGCTGAAATTGGAAAAAGGCATGGTATTCACGATAGAACCCGGCATCTATGTCCCTAATAAAGCCGGCGTCCGCATCGAGGATGACCTTTATGTAACAGAAAACGGTGTGGAAATTCTAACGAAATTCCCGAAAGAATTAGTGACACTTTAA
- a CDS encoding metal-dependent hydrolase, protein MKVSYHGHSVVKIETDKHQILIDPFITGNELTDLKVEDVSPDFILLTHGHSDHVGDTIELAKKHDALVICNFEMSTYLGWKGVKTHGMSIGGAYEFEFGRVKLTQAFHGTGFEENGQMIYGGMPAGILVTIDGKTVFHAGDTGLFSDMKLIGDRHPIDLAFIPIGDNFTMGPEDAALAVEFLHPKQAVPIHYDTFPPIKQDPHHFAALCEKGVVNVMAPGDSVEL, encoded by the coding sequence TTGAAAGTTTCTTACCATGGCCATTCCGTTGTCAAAATTGAGACAGACAAGCATCAAATCTTAATTGATCCATTTATTACGGGCAATGAGCTGACAGATTTAAAGGTCGAGGATGTCAGCCCGGACTTCATTTTATTGACACATGGGCATAGTGATCATGTCGGGGATACGATTGAGCTCGCAAAAAAGCATGATGCCCTTGTTATCTGCAACTTTGAGATGAGTACATATCTAGGTTGGAAGGGCGTGAAAACGCATGGGATGTCCATCGGGGGCGCATATGAATTTGAGTTTGGGCGCGTGAAGCTTACTCAAGCCTTCCATGGAACTGGCTTTGAAGAGAACGGTCAAATGATTTATGGCGGTATGCCGGCCGGGATTCTCGTAACGATTGATGGCAAGACGGTCTTCCATGCCGGGGATACGGGATTATTCTCTGATATGAAGTTGATTGGTGATCGGCATCCAATCGACCTTGCCTTTATTCCGATTGGGGATAATTTCACGATGGGACCGGAGGATGCGGCGCTTGCAGTTGAATTCCTGCATCCGAAACAGGCCGTTCCGATTCACTATGATACTTTCCCGCCAATTAAGCAGGACCCGCATCATTTCGCTGCCCTGTGTGAGAAGGGTGTCGTAAATGTGATGGCTCCTGGGGATTCGGTGGAACTATAA
- a CDS encoding CBS domain-containing protein, which translates to MATKHEQILHYIDELPIGQKISVRQIAKALMVSEGTAYRAIKDAETKGYVSTIERVGTIRIERKKKENIEKLTFAEVVNIVDGQVLGGRSGLHKTLNKFVIGAMELDAMMRYTEAGNLLIVGNRVQAHELALKAGAAVLITGGFDTVDSIKRLADELQMPVISTSYDTFTVATMINRAIYDQLIKKEILLVEDILIPADRTEVLRVGNTIEDWTELNRKTKHSRFPVVDENMRLQGMVTSRDILGMASETAIEKVMTKNPIFTGEKTSVASAAHMMVWEGIELLPVVDNRNILIGIISRQDVLKALQMSQRQPQVGETIDDVIANQMNVVQEEDAYECEVTPQMTNHLGTISYGVFTALVIEAANRALRGYKRGELVVENMTVYFLKPVQLESILKIAPKILEVGRKFGKVEIDVFNEGKLVGKAMIMCQLLER; encoded by the coding sequence TTGGCTACTAAGCATGAACAAATATTACATTATATTGATGAACTTCCGATTGGCCAGAAGATTTCCGTCCGTCAGATTGCAAAGGCGCTCATGGTTAGTGAGGGAACGGCTTACCGTGCCATCAAGGATGCAGAGACGAAAGGGTATGTGAGCACGATTGAACGTGTGGGAACCATTCGAATTGAGCGGAAGAAGAAAGAGAATATTGAGAAGCTGACGTTTGCAGAAGTGGTTAATATTGTGGATGGACAAGTTCTCGGAGGAAGGTCAGGTCTCCACAAAACATTAAATAAGTTTGTCATCGGAGCGATGGAGCTTGATGCGATGATGCGTTACACAGAAGCAGGGAACCTTCTCATTGTCGGAAACCGGGTCCAGGCGCATGAGCTTGCCTTGAAGGCAGGGGCGGCCGTCCTGATCACGGGCGGATTTGATACGGTGGATTCCATTAAGAGACTGGCCGATGAATTGCAAATGCCGGTTATCTCTACCTCTTATGATACGTTTACGGTAGCAACGATGATCAACCGGGCTATCTATGACCAATTGATTAAGAAGGAAATCCTGCTTGTGGAAGACATTCTTATTCCTGCTGACCGGACCGAGGTGCTGCGAGTCGGAAATACGATTGAGGACTGGACAGAGCTTAATCGGAAGACAAAGCACAGCCGTTTCCCGGTCGTTGATGAGAATATGAGGCTCCAAGGGATGGTTACGTCTCGTGATATTCTAGGGATGGCATCAGAAACGGCCATTGAAAAAGTCATGACGAAAAATCCGATTTTTACTGGAGAAAAGACAAGTGTTGCGAGTGCTGCCCATATGATGGTATGGGAAGGAATTGAGCTCCTGCCTGTTGTGGATAACCGTAATATCCTGATTGGGATCATCAGCCGTCAGGATGTCCTGAAGGCTCTTCAAATGAGTCAGCGACAGCCGCAGGTAGGTGAAACAATTGATGATGTCATAGCTAATCAGATGAATGTCGTTCAAGAGGAGGATGCTTATGAATGCGAAGTGACTCCGCAAATGACAAATCATTTAGGAACCATTTCGTACGGTGTCTTTACGGCTCTTGTCATTGAGGCGGCAAATCGTGCACTTCGCGGCTATAAGAGGGGTGAGCTGGTTGTTGAAAATATGACCGTTTATTTCCTTAAGCCTGTTCAGCTGGAAAGTATTCTAAAGATTGCCCCGAAGATTCTCGAGGTCGGCCGTAAATTCGGGAAAGTAGAGATTGATGTGTTCAATGAGGGGAAATTGGTCGGGAAAGCCATGATCATGTGCCAATTGCTCGAGCGCTGA
- a CDS encoding YtpI family protein, translating to MPILVFLIVTSLSFYIYYKAKTYRTHHPMQRACLKGKSSMTLGFFVLTFGINQLFLYQTTITYFIAGIFIIMGALSLYGGFKMYRHFAPLAEDEFHAMSK from the coding sequence ATGCCTATACTAGTTTTCTTGATTGTGACATCCCTGTCCTTTTATATTTACTATAAAGCGAAAACGTACCGGACGCATCATCCGATGCAGCGTGCATGCCTGAAAGGAAAGTCATCCATGACCCTCGGCTTTTTCGTACTGACATTCGGAATCAATCAATTATTTCTATATCAAACGACCATCACTTATTTTATAGCAGGAATCTTCATCATCATGGGGGCACTAAGCCTATATGGCGGATTTAAAATGTACCGCCACTTTGCTCCGCTGGCAGAGGATGAATTCCACGCCATGTCTAAATAA
- a CDS encoding DHH family phosphoesterase — protein sequence MKERILDAIKQYETIIIHRHVRPDPDAYGSQCGLGEIIKASFPEKNVYMVGQEEESLRFLKELDQIPDSVYEKALVIVCDTANQERVCDQRYTMGDQLIKIDHHPNDDVYGDIVWVDTSASSCSEMIYDFYMFGKDKGLTMNKEAARLLYAGIVGDTGRFLYPSTTDKTFQYAGELIHYGFDRTSLYNGIYDVDEAVARLNGYVFENFKMDKNGVGSMVITKEIMARFGVNASQASLLVSTLGGIKGLKAWVFFIEENNDIRVRLRSKGPVINGIAKKYNGGGHPLASGATIYDWADVDKVIADLVAVCQADK from the coding sequence ATGAAAGAACGCATACTTGATGCAATTAAACAATATGAGACGATTATTATACATAGGCATGTGCGTCCGGACCCGGATGCCTACGGGTCTCAATGTGGACTAGGGGAAATAATTAAAGCCTCTTTCCCTGAGAAGAATGTATATATGGTGGGGCAGGAAGAGGAATCCCTCCGGTTTTTAAAAGAGCTTGACCAAATCCCGGATTCCGTCTATGAAAAGGCACTCGTCATTGTATGTGATACAGCCAATCAGGAGCGGGTGTGTGACCAGCGCTATACGATGGGCGACCAGCTGATTAAGATTGACCATCACCCAAATGATGATGTATATGGGGATATTGTCTGGGTGGATACATCGGCGAGCTCATGCAGCGAGATGATTTACGATTTCTATATGTTCGGTAAGGATAAAGGATTAACCATGAATAAAGAGGCAGCTCGGCTTCTTTATGCTGGCATTGTCGGAGATACCGGACGATTCCTTTATCCAAGTACAACGGATAAAACCTTTCAATATGCAGGTGAGCTGATTCATTATGGCTTTGACCGTACTTCACTCTATAATGGCATTTATGATGTGGATGAGGCCGTCGCTCGTTTAAATGGCTATGTGTTTGAGAATTTTAAGATGGATAAAAATGGCGTTGGCTCCATGGTCATCACAAAGGAAATCATGGCACGCTTTGGGGTGAATGCCTCACAGGCTTCCCTTCTGGTAAGTACGCTTGGCGGTATTAAAGGCTTGAAGGCATGGGTATTCTTCATTGAGGAGAATAACGATATCCGGGTGCGCCTTCGTTCGAAGGGACCGGTCATCAATGGTATTGCCAAAAAGTATAATGGCGGAGGGCATCCGCTCGCATCTGGAGCCACCATTTATGATTGGGCAGATGTGGATAAAGTTATCGCAGACTTAGTAGCGGTTTGCCAAGCCGATAAGTAA
- the ytrI gene encoding sporulation membrane protein YtrI, with protein sequence MRIPPYYRSPLWQRFFAGAAIGAVISWGLFFYMFGDLQEKQVQLIQTQQDTIKDLYEEVDIWQSEYEILNKKNESRLLVQDVSIRITNYKKYRLDPLSIFEVEQSIQKDFASLIGKDLESVSKGKELLKRAIINKDIKLNSRHYQLEIKELVIYTNIEIELTIKQM encoded by the coding sequence ATGAGGATTCCGCCTTATTACCGCAGCCCCCTATGGCAGCGCTTCTTTGCGGGAGCCGCCATAGGCGCTGTCATCAGCTGGGGCCTTTTCTTTTACATGTTCGGCGACCTGCAGGAAAAGCAAGTGCAGCTCATCCAAACACAGCAGGACACCATCAAGGATTTATATGAAGAGGTCGATATTTGGCAGAGCGAATATGAAATACTCAACAAGAAAAATGAAAGCCGCCTGCTTGTTCAGGATGTTTCTATCCGTATCACCAACTATAAGAAATACCGGCTCGACCCGCTCAGCATATTTGAGGTGGAGCAAAGCATCCAAAAGGATTTCGCTTCCTTGATTGGAAAGGATTTAGAAAGCGTCAGCAAAGGCAAGGAGCTGCTCAAACGAGCCATCATCAACAAGGATATCAAGCTAAACAGCCGCCATTACCAGCTGGAAATTAAGGAACTAGTCATCTACACCAATATCGAAATTGAGCTGACAATCAAGCAAATGTAG
- a CDS encoding YtrH family sporulation protein, translating to MDQAFLPAFINSFFISLGVILGGSLIGGLAAFITGQPPLTHVFRLSEGLRIWAIVAAIGGTFDAVYSFERGIFHGETKDIFKQILLIISALGGAQAGALIISWLTQEQMHP from the coding sequence ATGGATCAAGCATTTTTACCTGCCTTTATTAACAGCTTCTTCATTTCATTAGGGGTCATCTTAGGCGGGTCATTAATCGGGGGACTCGCCGCCTTCATTACAGGACAGCCTCCATTAACCCATGTATTCCGCTTATCGGAGGGTTTGAGGATTTGGGCCATCGTCGCGGCCATCGGCGGTACCTTTGATGCCGTTTACTCATTTGAAAGAGGGATATTCCATGGGGAAACAAAGGATATCTTCAAACAGATCCTGCTTATTATTTCAGCCCTCGGCGGTGCGCAGGCTGGTGCCCTGATTATTTCCTGGCTGACCCAGGAGCAAATGCACCCATGA